From a single Anomaloglossus baeobatrachus isolate aAnoBae1 chromosome 4, aAnoBae1.hap1, whole genome shotgun sequence genomic region:
- the LOC142302880 gene encoding olfactory receptor 11L1-like, translated as MLENNQTAVSKFFLVGFQVSQDLRIFLFCLLLVAYCGTICGNLLIITLVSTSMNLHTPMYFFISQLSISDILVAMDITPFMLHILLNNGGTITYISCITQFYFLGASESSECFLLALMSYDRYVAICKPLHYKIIMKRGFCVTLTVICWVLGFSFVLIHMTATAKLNFCGPNIIDHLFCDIVPLLELSCNDAYNVHLEISLLSIPIIIIPITVIIMSYTYIVLTILRIPTNTGRQKAFSTCSSHLIVVSIFYWTLFSVYVIPTKGQTLTMSKILSLLYTVLTPLANPIIYSLRNKDFKKAVEAVNKFII; from the coding sequence ATGTTGGAGAACAATCAGACAGCGGTCTCAAAGTTTTTCCTCGTAGGATTTCAAGTCAGTCAAGATCTAAGAATTTTCCTGTTCTGTCTTCTCCTGGTGGCTTATTGTGGGACAATATGTGGAAATCTCCTGATCATCACCCTGGTATCCACCAGCATGAACCTCCACACTCCAATGTACTTCTTCATCTCACAACTGTCCATCAGTGACATCTTGGTGGCCATGGATATTACCCCCTTCATGCTTCACATCCTACTGAATAATGGGGGGACCATAACTTATATTAGTTGTATCACTCAGTTTTACTTTCTGGGTGCCTCAGAATCATCTGAATGTTTTCTCCTCGCACTTATGTCTTATGACCGATATGTGGCCATCTGTAAACCTCTCCATTATAAAATCATCATGAAACGTGGATTTTGTGTGACATTGACTGTCATCTGTTGGGTACTTGGATTTTCTTTTGTTTTAATTCACATGACAGCGACTGCAAAACTAAACTTTTGTGGCCCAAACATAATTGACCATTTATTCTGTGATATTGTTCCCTTACTAGAACTTTCCTGTAATGATGCCTACAATGTTCACTTGGAAATTAGCTTACTAAGTATTCCAATTATAATCATTCCTATCACAGTCATCATAATGTCTTATACTTATATAGTTTTAACAATTTTGAGGATCCCAACCAATACTGGTAGacagaaagccttctccacctgcagctcccacctcattGTGGTTTCCATATTTTACTGGACGCTATTTAGTGTTTATGTAATCCCAACAAAAGGCCAAACACTCACCATGAGTAAGATCCTATCTCTGCTATATACTGTGTTAACTCCTTTAGCCAACCCCATTATATACAGTCTAAGAAACAAAGACTTTAAGAAAGCCGTAGAAGCTGTAAATAAGTTCATAATATAG